In one window of Nicotiana tabacum cultivar K326 chromosome 12, ASM71507v2, whole genome shotgun sequence DNA:
- the LOC107793444 gene encoding zinc-finger homeodomain protein 9-like, translating to MDSTYSIPTRNHIPTKTPDSEKDFPPYPQVPLKPLSFTNVTSKKHHQVHNHQPPSAAVTYKECLKNHAASIGGYTVDGCGEFIPTPDAIAADPTSLKCDVCGCHRNFHRRERDDDFMDFRHHHAQVATPATPTALKPEKPRRRRRFRTKFSQEQKNRMYSFSEKLGWKLQKCDEAMVEEFCNEIGVGKGVFRVWMHNNKSTLGKKGFPKCQQQYQTVPYNNKQ from the coding sequence ATGGACTCAACCTACAGCATCCCTACCCGTAACCATATCCCCACAAAAACTCCTGATTCTGAAAAGGATTTCCCACCCTATCCTCAAGTACCCCTTAAGCCTTTGTCCTTCACCAACGTGACATCCAAGAAGCACCACCAAGTGCACAATCACCAACCACCGTCTGCGGCGGTGACTTACAAGGAATGCTTGAAGAACCACGCAGCCAGCATAGGTGGATACACCGTGGACGGTTGTGGTGAATTCATCCCAACGCCAGATGCCATTGCCGCTGATCCCACTTCGCTAAAATGCGATGTCTGTGGCTGCCACCGCAACTTCCACCGCCGAGAACGTGATGATGATTTTATGGACTTCCGTCACCATCATGCGCAAGTGGCGACGCCTGCCACGCCCACAGCACTAAAGCCAGAGAAGCCAAGAAGAAGAAGACGGTTTAGGACAAAATTCAGCCAGGAACAGAAAAATAGGATGTATTCTTTCTCTGAAAAGTTGGGTTGGAAATTGCAGAAGTGTGATGAAGCTATGGTCGAGGAGTTTTGCAATGAAATAGGGGTTGGTAAAGGAGTTTTCAGAGTTTGGATGCACAATAACAAGAGCACTTTGGGAAAAAAAGGATTTCCAAAATGCCAACAACAGTACCAGACCGTACCCTACAACAACAAACAGTAA